Proteins encoded in a region of the Xylocopa sonorina isolate GNS202 chromosome 1, iyXylSono1_principal, whole genome shotgun sequence genome:
- the Elm gene encoding calcineurin like EF-hand protein 1 elm gives MGNRSSLLLREEEIAQIQEATGFTPNQIERLYSRFTSLDRGDCGTLSREDFLRIPELAINPLGDRIVNAFFEESGNDRVNFLQFMQVLAHFRPIKKNSPNRLNSRQEKLKFAFKMYDLDNDDLISKDELLAILHMMVGANISEEQLTSIAERTIVEADENGDGMISFEEFCKALERTDVEQKMSIRFLS, from the exons ATGGGTAACAGATCTAGCCTTTTGTTGCGCGAAGAAGAAATCGCACAAATACAAGAAGCCACGGGAT TCACACCAAATCAAATTGAACGTTTGTACAGTCGCTTTACAAGTCTCGATCGTGGGGACTGTGGAACACTTAGCAGGGAGGATTTCCTCAGGATCCCGGAATTGGCGATTAATCCTCTAGGTGATAGGATTGTGAACGCTTTCTTCGAAGAAAGCGGTAACGATAGAGTAAATTTCCTACAATTCATGCAAGTGCTGGCTCACTTCAGACCTATTAAAAAGAATAGCCCTAATAGATTAAACTCTAGACAAGAGAAACTAAAAT TTGCTTTCAAGATGTATGATTTGGATAATGATGATTTAATATCAAAGGATGAACTTTTAGCCATTTTACACATGATGGTTGGTGCAAATATTAG CGAAGAACAACTAACTAGTATTGCGGAGAGAACTATAGTAGAAGCTGATGAGAACGGTGATGGTATGATTTCGTTTGAAGAGTTCTGCAAAGCACTAGAAAGGACAGATGTAGAGCAAAAGATGTCTATAAGGTTCCTTAGttaa
- the LOC143423135 gene encoding protein transport protein Sec61 subunit gamma, with product MDQVKKLTEPGRQFAKDSIRLIKRCTKPDRKEFQKIAIATAIGFCIMGFIGFFVKLIHIPINNIIVGS from the exons ATGGATCAAGTAAAGAAGCTTACCGAACCTGGACGGCAGTTCGCCAAAGATAGTATTCGTCTAATCAAACGATGCACGAAGCCCGACAGAAAAG AATTTCAGAAAATTGCCATTGCCACAGCCATTGGTTTCTGTATAATGGGCTTCATAGGATTTTTTGTTAAATTAATCCATATTCCAATTAACAATATCATTGT GGGTTCGTAA